acattatttttctgtgttattgTTGGATTTATTCTACATTATCTATTTGTTAAATTTGTTCTGTTGCTTGTCACATAGGAATATCACCACAGGTTGTGCTGTGTATGATTGTAAATTCATTGATCTCTGGATTTCTATTGATGACAAGGATCACACTGGTTTCCACtttatacttattttttttGGACAAATCCTCCCCAATAAAGGAACCATGGTTCCAGGCTGATGGGCTAAACTTAAATCAAAAAATTTCCCACTGTTATTTAAAAACAAGGCATAGAAGATAAGGAACATTACattattgattgtttttctcttcattgAATCTTATAGACATAGATTCCAATGTGTGAAAACAGTAGACATCAATTGCATGAAATggataagtaaataaatgaattaaaatatgcaaaagaatCTAAACATAATAAGGAAACAATAACATCAATAATGTCAATATAACTAAATCAGGGCTGAAGAAACTATTCCTATAAAACAGAACATTGTGTGGAAAACTATGCTAAGCTAGGTGTGTTTATTtagtaattattattttttttttttgcataattgTCGTATATTGTCCAGTAAGCAAACAAACTAAAGTATTTCTGTGCAGACAAACCTTCTCACGCACTCTGGATTGACGCCCATGGTAACAGCGGACTGTTTATGACGGTTGCTGTAGTAACAGGCTGTTTTTGGCGCCCTCCGCTGGTCACTATGGGAACGGCAGACATGTTACTACCCGGCGTGACGTATGTTCCTGTGACGCGCAGAAATTTTAAACTATCGTCCTTGTCAGTGATGGCGGCTTCGTTTCGCTCGCTCCCTGCAAGCTGTAATAACAAATGGTACTACACCCGACAGCAGATCGACAACAGCCCATCTCGGCGAGCTGGACTTGATCCCGACAAGGAGCTGTCCTACAGGCAACAGGCGGCGAACCTCCTCCAGGACATGGGACAGCGGCTCAATGTGTATCTTTTGTCGAGGGACGACTTGCGTCTCGGCTAGccaacattagcatgttagctagcgAAGTTTAGCTTCTCCGTGAAGCCGGCTCGGCCGAGAGCATGGCCGCGGTTTGTTATGGTGTTTCATTTGAAGGTCCTTCGTTTGTTTTTATGTTCCCCGCTTGTTTGACGCGGCGGGTTGTGATTCTACGACGTTAACGTTAGCGCGCTAATGTTAACTGAGAGCGGCGTAGCAGGCTAACCTGGGGCCACGAAGGCCTGTGTGGTCGGCGGGCCTACAGGACGTTAGCATTAGCCTTGGCTCTTATTGTGCATGTTAGTGAGGAAAATGTGCCGAGTGGGACGGTGTCCTTCAGATACGTTGTGTTTTTATACTAACGCTTCACGTGTTATATTTACAGTGAGCCATTTTACTTGTTATTTAGAAACAACAGCTTCCGGCTAACCCCTGACAGATGTGTGGAGCTAGCTGGGGTTTCAACTTTGTTGTTGTCCCACTGATATGGCGATGTAATGTGGAGTTTTCCAAGCCACTAGCTCATTTAAAGGCTTGTAGATATGTTATTTCACATTGTAGTTAGGCTAACTCCTCACTGATCATTACGATATACAGTCAGTGCATGtgttttgctctgctgctgatCCGCTGTTTGCTGCATTGTCCTTAACTAGCATGCATCAGGTCCCAACTCACAATTAATACAGCCATTGTCTACATGCACCGGTTCTACATGGTCCAGTCATTCACCAGATTTCACAGAAATGTAAGTATATTGTTTGTCTTGCTCATCTGCAGTCTCTGATGCAGCTGTTAGAGCTTATGTCAGTAAGCTCATGGACTTACTTTGGTTTACCCTCACCAGGTTATTGCTCCTGCTGCACTCTTCCTTGCTGCAAAGGTTGAGGAGCAGCCCCGTAAGCTGGAACATGTTATCAAGGTGGCACACGCATGCCTCAATCCTCAGGAGCCTTCACCAGATGTACGCAGTGATGTAAGTGTTGGGCTGTAGTGAAAATCGTTGGCAATTGTGCCCCGTTTGTTCCTGGGTGGTTTTATTTCCACAATAACAGAACTTAAATGAAATTTTGTATTTCATCCATAGATTTTGTGAAGATTGCCATTGTTTTAGCAAATTTGCtgattgttttgtgttaatTCAGAAGCACTTTGACCTTCAATTAGGAGAGGGTCATGCTCATAATTTGATGTTATTTGAATGTGTAACTCACCATCATAATTTCCTTCTTAGAGAATGGTTCATTTTATAATTGCATCCCCAGTGCTAATGCTTTTAGATGAGATGAACCTCTGCAGAAAGTTTACATCTATTTGAAcctctttattctttcttttcacaactgagctgctgctgctgctgctgcctcacatgTTCAAGCTGCCTGATACATGGGTTGAGACAGCACGAGACAAAATGCATCTTACCGTCTGTGTAGGTTTTCAGCCATCCAGACGGTGTGATGTTTAGCAGTTTTAGAACGAGAACGCCTGCTCTCTCCATGGTGCTTTAATAGTTTTACTACTTATCTGTGAGGCGTTGTCAGCTCACCATGAAAGGTAGGTTTAATGAACGGCTTGAGGCCTCCGAGTGAGTAACATGCCTGTCCTCTCAACCTCAGGCCTATCTGCAACAAGCCCAAGACCTGGTCATTCTTGAGAGCATAATACTCCAGACCTTGGGTAAGTTGGGAGAGAAGAGCTGGGTCCCCTGATTTCCAGCCAGAAACACATGTGATTATAAAAAATAGTGCTAACCTGTTTTACTTTTGTCTGCAGAAAGCCCATATGTGGTTAGCAGCTCTTGACAGAGACATTGCTCTTCATGTTAGCCACACTTGCTCACggttacattttccattgtttctgtctgtgtgtgtttttttttttttaatgtccatAACTTTTTACAttgtcctctctttttctcgTCTACATATTTTGACTGTATGATGAAGCTTTGAAGTAGGCAGCTGAAGAAGATCATGTTGGCTTTAACTGAAAACACCAAATAGTGTTTTTACTTGTAAGCAACATTCGGTGTCATGCAGTAAAGCAAGAGTTGGGAATTTACTTCTAATTTATTTGGTCacgttcatgttttcatgttgtccAGGGTGTATTTGGAGGACCTCAGGCAAAGTGATATTCCAGATTTGTTCTTTGCCACACTTAATTTGGCCTAACAGTGCTCATTTCCTGGTTTTCAGCGATCTTTCTTAATCTTTTTTCCATAATGTTTGTCATGGAAATTGGATTGAATGCAATCAATGTGGTGCATGTATTAGTTAAAGTTCTGTATTTTGGTTATCAAGCTTCGTCTCTTTTTGTCCCTTTTTATTACAGCTTTTGAAATCACCATTGACCATCCACATACTCATGTTGTCAAGTGCACTCAGCTTGTCAGAGGTGAGCACCAGCTCTGCAATTTTGTTAAATTCTGCTTGGATGTTTCAGCTGATGTGTAAGTTTGCACATTAAATAGTTAATTGGCAGATTTTAACCGTGTTTCTTTGTTCTATTGTTGTTCCAGCGAGTAAGGACTTGGCTCAAACATCATACTTCATGGCCACAAACAGGTATATTCACAGTTCACTGTAAAGCATAAACTTCTGTGGTTTTTGATATTAGCAGTGAAATAGTGTTGATGTTTTCATATCTTTTGCTTGTGTCCTTAAACTCAATATACTGAAtgtctgttctctctcctcctgtttccattttttcttttccttctggGACGTATCCTGCCACATAGTCTGCACTTGACCACGTTCTGCCTGCAATATAGTCCTCCCGTTGTGgcctgtgtgtgcatccatCTTGCCTGCAAGTGGTCCAATTGGGAGATACCCGTGTCTACAGACGGCAAACACTGGTGGGAGTATGTTGATCCCACAGTCACCCTTGAGCTGCTGGATGGTATGTGCTGTAAATTACCTTTAGTCCATTCTGAGTACAAGCAGGCAAAGGTGTTATAAAAGGACTAACAAGTCGTGCATCATCGGTACAGAGTCATTGGATAAATGTCCTCACTCACTTCTTCATAACCTTTTTCAGAGCTCACACACGAGTTCCTGCAGATTCTGGAGAAAACACCCAGCCGGTTGAAACGGATTCGGAACTGGAAGGTACAGATTTGTTCCCATTGTTCCTTTGTGACCTGCGGAGTACAGAGCAGACGTCCTGCATTGTGCACTTTTTGTTGACTGGATGTTCTGTGACTGTCTGTTTTCTTGGCCCCCAGGCTGGAGGTCAGACACCAAAAGCCAAGCCAAAAGTCCAGGAGGAGGGTGACCAGAGGGACACCATGATGAGCATGATCTCCATGGCCTCATCAGAGAGCACCGTGGCAGGCCTGATGAGCCTCTCagccccaccctcctcctcctcctcctcatctgtgGGTGACAAGGACAGGGTTGCATCTGGCAGCGCTCAGACTTGGAGTGGTAAAGGTCAGGCTGcatctgagcagcagcagcagccgcccaACCACGAGGTTCACACGCCAGCTAAGGTGTCGCTGAGTGAGTACCGTGCTAAGAACGCAGACGTCCTGGCCGCCCAGAAGCGGAAGCTAGAGAACATGGAGGCCAGTGTGAAGAGGGACTATGCCAACGCTGCCCAGGCTCTCATTggtcagcagcagaggaaagagaagcagcagcatcatcaccagcagtccagctcctcctcctctgaaatGTCCAACCCGTCACCCATTATTCTGAAAATCCCACTGGAGAAGGAGAGGCATGACAGGACCTCTCTGAAAATGCGTTTCCCCCTAGCTGGGGGAGGAGGCAGCGGGCACAGTGCCAGCGCCCGCGGTCAGGACCAGGACATAAAAGTCAGAATACGAGTGCCTGAGAAGCAAAGGGGGAGTTCAGGGGAGGAGGGCAAGAGCAGGGACAAGCACAGGGAACGGTCtaatcaccatcaccaccatcaccaccaccaccaccattcCTCCTCTAGTGGTGCCTCACTCTCCTCTTCACACAAACATTCGTCTAGTTCCAGTGGGGCCGTAGGAAGCAGCAAAAAAGTCCCCAGCGACTCCTCTAGAACAagctcttcatcctcttccacCTCACGTAAGAGGACACACTCCCAGGATGCTACAGCAGGCTCTCATCCTGCCTCTAAAATCAGCAAGTCCTCTAGGAATCCCTACCAGCTACCGtccctgtcttcctcctctgggCAAACTCTGGGGCACGGTCCTGACATTCTGCCCGCCCTGGGCCTTCCCCACCACCAAGGGAGCTTTTCGCACTCCAAAGGAGACAAGACAGACACTAACGGGCACGGTGCAACAGGTGGAGCGCAGTCAAACGAGTACCAGGACACTTTTGAAATGCTAAACTCACTTCTGAGCGCACAGGGGGTCCAGCCGTCCCAGCCGTCCATGTTTGACTACAGATCCCAGTACGGGGACTACCGGTACAGtggtggctccagagggagcaaCTCCAGGCCCCCTCCCTTGCCCTCAGAACCGCCTCCCCCTCTGCCACCGTTACCCAAATGAGTTCCTGATCAGGAGACATATTATGTACATTGTACTTGACCACCAATATCCATCTTGTTACATTAAGtattgttattttgattttcttaACTCACCCGAAATGTTTTTATAGGCGTCAGTATGACAGCAGCGAAATGTAgaggtgaggagaaaaaaaaaaaaatccttttttacAGTTCACTTGTGGGGCAATAATGAGAGGCTTTAAAAGCTtgtgagaaaatgtgagaaaaaaattgACAGAAAAGTGTAGATAAAAATTTTTGCTCTTCTGTTTAACTGAAATGAGATGTGATGATGGGACCTGGTATTTTTTACCATCACTGTTTTCAAAGAAGTTGTTGTCTTGAAATCATGAGGGAACTAAAAGATTTCCAACATATACCTATTAGGTCTTCTTACTGATTGtctttttataatgtttttatagtatgttatttattaattgaatgcttttaaaaaatatatagtccCTTTTTCTACCTTTTTAAGGTTTCCCCTCTATGTTCTTTTTGGGCAGAGGGATATTTCTTCATCAAGACTGTACAGGCTGGTTTGAGAGTGCATGTCTCCAAAGCCatcttttcaatatttttgtcttttttttaagttttttttttttctttaaacagcCATAAACCATAACCTAAAAAATAGGTGATTGCCCCACCCTTGGTGTTTATCTATTTTGTTTCCTGCATTATTTGGTAAACTTGTACAAAGAttgtaaaatgttcaaaacaaacatgaaatattttttacattttgttatgaaaaattgcaaaaaaaaagatgtaaattAAGGaaacttttaccttttttttttttagtttgagtGTTGCAGTCATTGTTTTAAATGGttgtaaaatattcatattcagtTCTCCAATGATTACACTAACGGACAAAGGTCATACCAAGGATATACATCTATGGTTTATCAAAGAGTTCAAACATATCTACCGGGTATGGTCACAATGAAGGAAttaccaacaaaaaaaagagtttttatCCTGTCATGTAACTGTCGCTTGTTCATCAGTTTCCTCCAGAGGGAAAGTCTGTCAGCTAAGTGCAAAGAAATGGGCAGTATGTATGGATATATGACATTTTAAATGGCTTTTGCAAGTGAAGCACACACTGTCTGGTATCTCGGCCTGAAACTGTGCCAGAAAATCTTTCTGCTGGTGCTCACTTTGTGGTGACCATATCGAGCACAGAATACAATAAAGTGTTCACAATACACAATATCAAAGACTAATgaaatgctgtctgtctgtgtctttatgGTCGTCTTTCATGTATGCATTTTTTTGGGATGTTTCAAATGTGTAAAACCCAGTGTACACCTGTCAGTTCATGCTGGTCTGAGATTTAATCATGTCAAAGCTCCACACCTTCAAACTACTGGTGGATATTCAGCTTGATATTGTTTATAATCCATCCGCAAGCCATGACTcatgaaaaaatatttgtacATGTTCTTTACTTGTGTACATCATACACCATAAGCAGGTTAACGACATACCTCCACTACAGGGTTGTGAGCATTAAGTATATTAAGGTCTGATGAATTGGAATTAATGATCAATTTGTGTTTGAGCAAAATCATTGAAGAGGAGCCACTTGTTGGCAAAAGAATCGGGTATCATCTGTACATTTCTCTCATACTAAGCTTTATATGGTTTTGATTGTATAGTATTACTGCTCTTTATCtgctttttctgtcagtttgtaCTCAAAAACTCATTTGTTTTAGGCAGTTCACAGTAATGCAGTACAACAAATCAGCCATAcaattgtaaaatatttttgctCCCTTCAGTATATGGAAGATGAGCTGAAAGAGTACAGCTCTTTGCTCAGGCAGCAGAGATTTTTATTAGTTATTCAACTCATGGTTGGAACAGGGAAACAGTAAATGCACTGAATATTTATCTCAGTAGGTTTACCTACAATGCAAGTGACAAAGTGTTACATGTATAATGGTTAGACTATTAGATGTCCGCGATATCATTGCcatttctgaaaatatttttatttgatctgGACAAATCTTCCAATTTAAGTATTAACTTTATGCTGTGAGAAagtcataaaaacaacaactgacATTTCAAAAACGAACCCATATGTGAGAAAAACGGAAGACACTCATGCAACCTAACAATGCAAAATCACATAGCTACAAtaagtttcatgttttttcacgTCTTGGTGTTTTTAGTGACACTCAGGTCTGGAAATTAAACTTTTGgggattttttgttttcagttaaaaGGTTGTATGTGAACACTGTTCTTTTTTGATATAATGTGGTTGCTTTATTCTCAATTAAAgtcaataaatattttaagaaaACTCTTATTGCAAAgcgagtttttgtttttatatatacaaaACTTAACTGCTGCAATATTGTGGGTGTAATTGTAGCGTGTGGTGACCgctttgattgacagctggaaTAGCCAATGAAATACTTTGAAGTgtagccaatcagagcgctgAGTGGGCGGGCTCAGAGTGCTTCTACAGTAATCGGTGAATGCAGGAAAATCGACGTAGTGTGTCCCGGGAGCTAGACTCGATCAGACGGCCCAGAGAAAGGTAAGCCGTCTTTTACAAAAACCTCAGTTATGATCATTTTCTGGCACTCAGGCATTTCCATGATATCGAGGAAGACGATCATCCAATGCAGTCGGTCAGCTAAACTCTCTTTTTAACCGCAAATTGTGAAAAGTAGCTGTTAGCCAGTGCTAGCAACCGCTCAACAAAGATGGCGACTCAATAACTGAAAGAGTGACGCAGTATCGAGAGGCGGGCTGAAGCTCGGTGTGGCGCCTGGTTAGActttgtcagacagacagaaatgtacTCCTGCTGTACTTATATCTGCAATAAAAATACGTTCTCTCTTAAACTTAGTAAAGCTCTAattgttttgatatttattgGCGTTGTCTGTGTAAATAAATTGTGTTAACTAGTCAGAAAGTTGATAACTGATGAGCCACCTGACCTGCACCGCCTGCTGCAACGTTACTTATTGTTCATTCATGTTGGACCAACAGTTGTAAACACAGTGCTCATCAGTGCACCTCTGTTGTCCGCATGTCCGTATAAAACCTGGTATACTTATATACTTACTGTTCTACATCAACATCTTTGACCTTTGGACCCAATTAGGTGATATCAGGGCTAAATAAACCACGCGGATCTTTAATAAGTGAGCATGTGAATTACTTAAAGCATCATCCATtaagacatttcttttttttaaaaacagatttagctCAAGTTTTATTACCATTATGTAGTTAATGTACCTTTAGCCTCCATATTCCATTACTTAATTAATGTTATTGTCTATAAAACCAAGATGATGGTGCCAAATGACTTGGTTTGCCTGCTCTATAGTGCAAAACGCAAAGAAAAGGAAGCTCACCCTCACATTTGAGACGATGAACCATGGGAATATCGGTTTATCTGAAA
This sequence is a window from Pempheris klunzingeri isolate RE-2024b chromosome 11, fPemKlu1.hap1, whole genome shotgun sequence. Protein-coding genes within it:
- the ccnt1 gene encoding cyclin-T1 isoform X2, coding for MAASFRSLPASCNNKWYYTRQQIDNSPSRRAGLDPDKELSYRQQAANLLQDMGQRLNVSQLTINTAIVYMHRFYMVQSFTRFHRNVIAPAALFLAAKVEEQPRKLEHVIKVAHACLNPQEPSPDVRSDAYLQQAQDLVILESIILQTLAFEITIDHPHTHVVKCTQLVRASKDLAQTSYFMATNSLHLTTFCLQYSPPVVACVCIHLACKWSNWEIPVSTDGKHWWEYVDPTVTLELLDELTHEFLQILEKTPSRLKRIRNWKAGGQTPKAKPKVQEEGDQRDTMMSMISMASSESTVAGLMSLSAPPSSSSSSSVGDKDRVASGSAQTWSGKGQAASEQQQQPPNHEVHTPAKVSLSEYRAKNADVLAAQKRKLENMEASVKRDYANAAQALIGQQQRKEKQQHHHQQSSSSSSEMSNPSPIILKIPLEKERHDRTSLKMRFPLAGGGGSGHSASARGQDQDIKVRIRVPEKQRGSSGEEGKSRDKHRERSNHHHHHHHHHHHSSSSGASLSSSHKHSSSSSGAVGSSKKVPSDSSRTSSSSSSTSRKRTHSQDATAGSHPASKISKSSRNPYQLPSLSSSSGQTLGHGPDILPALGLPHHQGSFSHSKGDKTDTNGHGATGGAQSNEYQDTFEMLNSLLSAQGVQPSQPSMFDYRSQYGDYRYSGGSRGSNSRPPPLPSEPPPPLPPLPK
- the ccnt1 gene encoding cyclin-T1 isoform X1; the encoded protein is MAASFRSLPASCNNKWYYTRQQIDNSPSRRAGLDPDKELSYRQQAANLLQDMGQRLNVSQLTINTAIVYMHRFYMVQSFTRFHRNVIAPAALFLAAKVEEQPRKLEHVIKVAHACLNPQEPSPDVRSDAYLQQAQDLVILESIILQTLAFEITIDHPHTHVVKCTQLVRVVPASKDLAQTSYFMATNSLHLTTFCLQYSPPVVACVCIHLACKWSNWEIPVSTDGKHWWEYVDPTVTLELLDELTHEFLQILEKTPSRLKRIRNWKAGGQTPKAKPKVQEEGDQRDTMMSMISMASSESTVAGLMSLSAPPSSSSSSSVGDKDRVASGSAQTWSGKGQAASEQQQQPPNHEVHTPAKVSLSEYRAKNADVLAAQKRKLENMEASVKRDYANAAQALIGQQQRKEKQQHHHQQSSSSSSEMSNPSPIILKIPLEKERHDRTSLKMRFPLAGGGGSGHSASARGQDQDIKVRIRVPEKQRGSSGEEGKSRDKHRERSNHHHHHHHHHHHSSSSGASLSSSHKHSSSSSGAVGSSKKVPSDSSRTSSSSSSTSRKRTHSQDATAGSHPASKISKSSRNPYQLPSLSSSSGQTLGHGPDILPALGLPHHQGSFSHSKGDKTDTNGHGATGGAQSNEYQDTFEMLNSLLSAQGVQPSQPSMFDYRSQYGDYRYSGGSRGSNSRPPPLPSEPPPPLPPLPK